The DNA segment CTATTTAACCATATGTGTTAACGATAACACATGTGGTATAACCGATGACACTCGCTCCTAATATGCACTCAAAATCACTCGCGTGGTGGAAGAAAGCAACCGCCTACCAAATTTATCCCCGTAGTTTTTATGATACAAACCAGGACGGTATTGGTGACATCAATGGCATCATTGCTAAGCTCGATTATCTTGCTGATTTGGGCATTGATTTAATATGGATTTGCCCATTCTATGCATCACCTAATGATGATAACGGGTACGATATTAGTGACTATCAAGCGATTCATCCTGACTTTGGAACCCTTGAGGATGTGGATGAACTAATCAGTGCTGCTCATAAACGTGGCATTCGCATTATTATGGATTTAGTGATCAACCACACTAGCGACGAGCACCCATGGTTCATTGAATCTCGAGATAACAAAAATAGCCCTAAGCGCGATTGGTATATTTGGCGTGATGGTTGTGAGCCTACCGCTGAAAAACCGACTTGCGACCCAAACAACTGGGAAAGTATTTTTCATGGCAGTGCATGGGAATATGATAAAAAAACTGCACAGTACTACTTGCACCTATTTTCAAAAAAACAACCTGATCTGAATTGGGAAAATCCTGAAGTTAAACAAGCACTATTTAAAATGATTCATTGGTGGTTGGAGCGTGGTATTGATGGTTTTCGTGTGGATGCAATTAGCCATATTCAGAAACAACCAGGTTTACCTTCTTTACCCAATCCAAAGGGTGAAAAGTATGTCTCTTCGTTTGATTATCATATGAATGTGTCAGGGATTGAAAAGCATCTGCATGAGTTAAAAGAGCAGGCGTTTGATCCCTTTAATATAGTGACAGTTGGTGAGGCTAATGGGGTGACTGCCGACAATGCATTACCTTGGGTTGCTGAAGCGACCGAGCACGATCAAGGCGGTGTTTTCAACATGATTTTTCAGTTTGAACACATGAAACTATGGTCGGAAGAGCAAAGCAACGAGCCTTTAGATTTAGTGAAGTTCAAACGCATTTTATCGCGTTGGCAAGATGCATTAGAAGGTAAAGGCTGGAATGCTCTTTATTTAGAAAACCACGATCAAGCTCGCAGCATTGATACTTTTGCTGACCCTAACTCTAGGTATGCCAGTGCTACCGCGTTAGCGAGTTGCTATTTCTTGATGAAAGGGACTCCGTTTATTTATCAGGGCCAAGAGATTGGTATGGTAAATCATCAGTTTACTTCTCTTGATGAGTTTAATGATGTGTCTGCTAGAAATTTAATTCAAAAGTTATCTCAACAAGGTCAAAGCGATGCAGACATCTTAACCTTGTTAAATCAAGTATCTCGCGACCACAGTCGCTTGCCAATGCAATGGAATGCGCAGGATTTTTCCGGTTTTTCTGAGGTGCAACCTTGGTTCTCAGTCAATCAACAGTACGCAGATATCAATGTTGAGCAACAACAGAAAGATCCAAATTCGATTTTGAGTTTCTATAAGCAACTGATTGCTCTGCGTAAGTCAAATGTAAGTTTAGTGGTTGGCCGCTATCAATTACTGCTACCTAACGATCATAATATCTATGCTTATCAACGTGTTGCACAAGATGTTACATGGACCATTATTACCAATTTAAGTCCACAAGAGAGCATCGTTGATATAGACCTCATGCAATTAGGCGAGTTAATACTTGATAATCAGAATATCAATAATGAACACGTTCGCTCAGATTTTATAGCGACGCAAATTGCCCCACCTTATGCTGCCTATGTATTTGCAAGAAAACACTAAATTATATTTATCGCAGGCTCTTGATAAGGGTGCCCTGCATTTAAACCAAGGAATCATTTATGAGTCAGTTACTATCTTTTGATTTTTGGCAACGATTTGGAAAATCCCTTATCGTTGTTATCGCGGTGATGCCAGCCGCTGGTATCATGATATCACTCGGTAAAGTTGTCACAATGTATGCCGGTGGTATTGGTGCCATTGAAACACTAGGCGCTATTATGGAAAACATAGGCTGGGGGATTATAGTTAACCTTCACCTATTATTTGCTGTCGCTATTGGTGGATCATGGGCTAAAGAACGCGCAGGAGGAGCATTTGCCGCACTGATCGCCTTCATTTTAATTAACCGTATCACTGGGGTTATATTAGGCGTGGATAACACTATGCTCAGTGATCCCGAGGCGGTTGTGATGAGCCTATTTGGTTCTGAGCTACCAGTCTCTCAATTCTTCACTAATATTTTGGGTGCTCCTGCTCTAAATATGGGTGTGTTTATCGGTATTATGTCTGGCTATTTAGGTGCCAACTTATTTAACCGTTATCATGACTTCGCTCGTTTACCTCAGGCATTAGCATTTTTCAACGGTAAGCGTTTTGTACCTTTTGTTGTTATTTTCTATTCGATGATTATTGCGTTTGTTTTATCAATCGTATGGCCTTTAATTCAAGGTGCACTTAATGATTTTGGCCAATGGATTGCAACCTCTAAAGACACTGCGCCGATCACTGCTCCTTTCTTGTATGGTACGTTAGAGCGTTTATTACTGCCATTTGGTTTACACCACACTTTAACTATTCCAATGAATTACACCGAGTTGGGTGGTACTTATGAGCTTTTGACTGGGATGAATGCGGGCTCAAGTGTTTATGGTCAAGATCCTCTATGGCTTGCTTGGGTTAGCGATTTAAATAATCTTAAATTAAGCGATCCGACAACTTACCAACATCTATTAGATACGGTGCATCCAGCACGTTTTAAAGCGGGTCAAGTTATTATCGCAGCGTCTTCATTGATTGGTATTGGACTTGCGATGTATCACTGCGTTGATAGTGATAAGCGTGCACAATACAAGCCAATGTTTTTATCTGCGTGTCTTGCTGTGTTATTAACCGGTGTGACAGAGCCTATTGAATTCATGTTTATGTTTATTGCTCCTGTTTTGTATGTTGCGCATGCGGTATTAACAGGGGTTGCATTTGCGTTAGTCGATGTGATGGACCTACGTATACATGCCTTTGGTTTGATTGAGTTACTCACTCGTATACCTATGATGGTTTCAGCAGGAATCGGTGGTGATTTGGTTCGTTTCGCATTGGTTTCTATTGTTTTCTTTGGTGTTAACTATGGATTATTCCGTTTTCTCATTGTCAAATTTAAATTGCCAACACCGGGCCGTATGGGTAACTACCTCGATGAAAGTTCAAAATCCATGTCAGAAGATGAGAAGATGGACATTATTATTCAGAATTTAGGTGGCCGTGCCAATATTGTTGAGATTGATGCTTGTATGACTCGCTTGCGCATTACAGTTAATGACCCGAAGTTGGTTGCTGAATATGCATTATGGAAGCCGACAGGAGCACTTGGTGCTGTAATTAAAGAACAGGGAGTACAAGTTATTTATGGTCCAGGAGTAGATGTCATTAAATCTAGATTAGTTGAGAAGTTTTCAGCACAATCTGCGTAATTCATTCTCTATCTTAGATAAAATATCCTCGAGAAACGCAGCCTTGCGCTGCGTTTAACTCACTACAATTAATAAGTGAATAATAAATGAAGTTAATGACGCTAAATACCCATAGTTGGCAAGAAGAGAAACAACTAGAAAAGTTGGATGTGGTAGCGCAAGCCATTATCGATCAAGGGTGCGATGTCGTTGCATTACAGGAAGTGAATCAACATCAAAATAGCCCGGCTGTTGATGACAATATATTAACTAATCACACCGTGCTCGCTGATAACTATGGATATTTATTACAGAAAAAACTCATGGAATACGGTTATCACTACCAACTTACATGGGATTTCGTTCATCAAAGTTATGATGTATATCAAGAGGGACTGGCATTTTTGACGCGACTGCCGATTGTAGAACATGAGGTCATTGACCTAAGTGATAACTATGATGTGAGCTTTTGGAAACATAGGCGAGCAGTGCGTATTAAGGTCACTTCTCAACGAGGTGATTTCAATCTTTATAATTGTCATTGCGGCTGGTGGAGTGACTCAGAGAGCTCATTTGAGGACCAGTTCAACAGAATAAAGGCAACATTGTCAACAGAGTTGAGCTTTCTATTAGGTGATTTTAATAACCCAAGCCATATACGCAATGAAGGTTATGATTATGTATTACAGTGCGGCTTGATAGATTGTTATGAAATAGCAGAAATAAAAGACTCCGGAACTACTGTAATTAAAA comes from the Vibrio gangliei genome and includes:
- a CDS encoding glycoside hydrolase family 13 protein is translated as MTLAPNMHSKSLAWWKKATAYQIYPRSFYDTNQDGIGDINGIIAKLDYLADLGIDLIWICPFYASPNDDNGYDISDYQAIHPDFGTLEDVDELISAAHKRGIRIIMDLVINHTSDEHPWFIESRDNKNSPKRDWYIWRDGCEPTAEKPTCDPNNWESIFHGSAWEYDKKTAQYYLHLFSKKQPDLNWENPEVKQALFKMIHWWLERGIDGFRVDAISHIQKQPGLPSLPNPKGEKYVSSFDYHMNVSGIEKHLHELKEQAFDPFNIVTVGEANGVTADNALPWVAEATEHDQGGVFNMIFQFEHMKLWSEEQSNEPLDLVKFKRILSRWQDALEGKGWNALYLENHDQARSIDTFADPNSRYASATALASCYFLMKGTPFIYQGQEIGMVNHQFTSLDEFNDVSARNLIQKLSQQGQSDADILTLLNQVSRDHSRLPMQWNAQDFSGFSEVQPWFSVNQQYADINVEQQQKDPNSILSFYKQLIALRKSNVSLVVGRYQLLLPNDHNIYAYQRVAQDVTWTIITNLSPQESIVDIDLMQLGELILDNQNINNEHVRSDFIATQIAPPYAAYVFARKH
- a CDS encoding endonuclease/exonuclease/phosphatase family protein, which gives rise to MKLMTLNTHSWQEEKQLEKLDVVAQAIIDQGCDVVALQEVNQHQNSPAVDDNILTNHTVLADNYGYLLQKKLMEYGYHYQLTWDFVHQSYDVYQEGLAFLTRLPIVEHEVIDLSDNYDVSFWKHRRAVRIKVTSQRGDFNLYNCHCGWWSDSESSFEDQFNRIKATLSTELSFLLGDFNNPSHIRNEGYDYVLQCGLIDCYEIAEIKDSGTTVIKNIDGWEQNSQALRIDLVLSNQTMVVKQHQVIFNNDFYPVVSDHFGVLVEVDII
- a CDS encoding PTS transporter subunit IIBC, coding for MSQLLSFDFWQRFGKSLIVVIAVMPAAGIMISLGKVVTMYAGGIGAIETLGAIMENIGWGIIVNLHLLFAVAIGGSWAKERAGGAFAALIAFILINRITGVILGVDNTMLSDPEAVVMSLFGSELPVSQFFTNILGAPALNMGVFIGIMSGYLGANLFNRYHDFARLPQALAFFNGKRFVPFVVIFYSMIIAFVLSIVWPLIQGALNDFGQWIATSKDTAPITAPFLYGTLERLLLPFGLHHTLTIPMNYTELGGTYELLTGMNAGSSVYGQDPLWLAWVSDLNNLKLSDPTTYQHLLDTVHPARFKAGQVIIAASSLIGIGLAMYHCVDSDKRAQYKPMFLSACLAVLLTGVTEPIEFMFMFIAPVLYVAHAVLTGVAFALVDVMDLRIHAFGLIELLTRIPMMVSAGIGGDLVRFALVSIVFFGVNYGLFRFLIVKFKLPTPGRMGNYLDESSKSMSEDEKMDIIIQNLGGRANIVEIDACMTRLRITVNDPKLVAEYALWKPTGALGAVIKEQGVQVIYGPGVDVIKSRLVEKFSAQSA